GCATAAGTTTAAAAAATTCTCAAAATGAATTAGACATAAATGAAGAATCAAAAAATCTATTAAAACAACTTATGAATAACCTTACGAAAAGGAATAATTATCTATGAAATTTTTAGTTGTAGATGAATCAAAGTCAATCCATAATGTGTTATATGATACGTTAAGCAAGTTAAATATCACTTTTTTGCATGCCTATAATTGTCGATAAAATGTTGAAGTAGTTAAATATTATAGTTTTGATGCAGAATTAATTTTATTAGATTTGGAAATGTCAGAACTTTCGGTTATTGAGGTTTTATCATTATTAAAACAAGAAAGACCTGAGTAAATAATTTTAATGATGACCTCAAAAAATTCTTTAGATAATATTATTGAAGTTCTAGATAAGGGCGAAAATGATTACATTATGAAACCATTTACGAATGATATTTTATTAGGAAAAATTAATACGGTTTTAGGGAAGGATATTGAGAAAAATGGATAATATAAATGAAGGTGTATTTAAATATTTTTCTTCATTGATTGAAAATGAAATTGGCATACAATATGATGAAACATTATATATCCGTAAGGATTTTAATACTTGGTGGTGCAGAAAGTTTAATTCAACTTTCAGAACGGTTTGATGTTATAATTTATAAAAATGCAACGGTATATAAATTAATTAGGAGCTATATGTACTATATAAAAATATTATTTAAAATAATTATTTTATTATTTTTTATTAATTTCAAAATTTACTGTTTAGAGATTAAAGTCGGTTTAGAACCAATGCCTCCCTTAATTATAGATGAAAATTCTGGATATACAGTTAAACTTCTTAAAGAAATTGAGAAGAAATCAAATTTAAAATTTGATATTCAGATTATGACTTATAGTAGAGCTTCGGAAGAGTTAAAAAAAGGAAGATTGGACTTAATTGGTCATACACCAAAAAATAAAGAAACAAAAGAATTTTATACTTTTGCTCAAGAACTTGATTTTTATATACCTACATGCTTGGATTTATATATGACTAAGCCAATTAATATTAAAAATAATGAATTAAAAAAAATTTCTATAATTGGAACTCCATTAGGAAACAAGGATTTTTTTGGAAATATGTTTGATATTCCTATAAAAAATTTTAAAGAAGGAACAATTGAAAATCTTTTTAAAATGCTTTCAGCTGGAAGAATTGATGCGTTTCTTTTTGAACGAGCTTCGTCTATGACAACTATCAAACAGTTAAAAATAAATAATATTTATTACTCTTTGCTTGATGGTGAGCTTGATGCGAGTTTGGCTGTTAAAAATGATAAAAATGGAAGTATTTTAAAAAAAAGGTTAGATGAAGAAATTAAAAAAATTAATTTAAATAAATTGTTTAAAGACTATTATAAATATACCAATTTGCCAAAAAAAGGGTATGTTAAATAAATTTAGTATTTATAAGTACACTCAGACCATATTGATAAATTTAAAAAACTAGATATACGTG
This region of Spirobacillus cienkowskii genomic DNA includes:
- a CDS encoding substrate-binding periplasmic protein, coding for MMKHYISVRILILGGAESLIQLSERFDVIIYKNATVYKLIRSYMYYIKILFKIIILLFFINFKIYCLEIKVGLEPMPPLIIDENSGYTVKLLKEIEKKSNLKFDIQIMTYSRASEELKKGRLDLIGHTPKNKETKEFYTFAQELDFYIPTCLDLYMTKPINIKNNELKKISIIGTPLGNKDFFGNMFDIPIKNFKEGTIENLFKMLSAGRIDAFLFERASSMTTIKQLKINNIYYSLLDGELDASLAVKNDKNGSILKKRLDEEIKKINLNKLFKDYYKYTNLPKKGYVK